A window of the Zeugodacus cucurbitae isolate PBARC_wt_2022May chromosome 4, idZeuCucr1.2, whole genome shotgun sequence genome harbors these coding sequences:
- the LOC105211086 gene encoding zinc finger matrin-type protein 2, giving the protein MSMRPDDHRRKWDKSEYQRLAQERLQSQAAKANPKDEEPIQRENLKRRDYKVDLDSKLGKSVVINKNTPTSQSGGYYCNVCDCVVKDSINFLDHINGKKHQRNLGMSMKVERSTVDQVKERFQANKKKMEEKQKDYELERRLREAKEEEERYKEHRKEKRKERKRKASDTDIMGGGLSDDMAAIMGFSGFGGSKKNS; this is encoded by the exons atgtCTATGCGTCCAGATGATCATCGCCGAAAATGGGATAAGTCAGAATACCAACGATTGGCACAGGAGAGGTTACAGAGCCAGGCGGCCAAGGCAAATCCGAAGGATGAAg AGCCCATACAACGTGAGAACCTAAAGCGCCGTGACTATAAAGTCGATCTCGACAGTAAACTCGGCAAAAGCGTTGTTATAAACAAGAACACTCCTACCTCACAATCTGGTGGTTACTATTGTAATGTGTGCGATTGTGTTGTTAAAGACTCGATCAACTTTCTTGATCATATCAATGGAAAGAAACATCAACGTAATTTGGGCATGTCCATGAAAGTGGAGCGCAGTACGGTCGATCAAGTGAAAGAACGGTTTCAGGCGAATAAAAAAAAGATGGaggaaaaacaaaaagattATGAGCTGGAACGACGACTACGTGAAGCTAAAGAGGAAGAAGAACGTTATAAGGAACATCGAAAAGAAAAGCGGAAAGAGCGTAAAAGGAAAGCCAGTGATACAGATATAATGGGTGGTGGTTTGTCCGATGATATGGCAGCCATTATGGGATTTTCTGGTTTTGGCGGATCCAAAAAGAATtcttag
- the LOC105211091 gene encoding choline transporter-like 1: protein MGCAESKDGDEPQMNRPKYRTCTDTFWLAIFILFWLFLIVIAIFSFVYGNPLRVINGYDSFGNTCGVKRNEKFTNFPLSGMNTIDKPQLFYFDFKNPRQSIKICVKECPKRNITDVQELFKYNMETNTKLCRYDFNMDSLLNTNTKNIEEYLNFLGPCPKLPIYEESPVLHRCLPKGKNAKELYNMLNSWDVAQQFLADIYSTWHIVAIICGISLLISIALVTLMHWMSRIISWLICVLVIVASLALTAALWYAYYSIRNKSRINEKFSMLEEFIRNEDAVYILAILATITLIVLVVIIYFLKNKLSGLSALFEEAGVCMMNLPGLLIAPLLAFAALALFLAFWVLVVICIATAGTPGQSPIAPFDNTAAHQQPFPTDIAPPKNTTDVSFKTFLHVEYTDSKAIKSMFWIYVIGLIWTTEFIFACQQFALAAAVAFWYFQKPTSTPTTYAIGKLLKYHLGTVAKGSFIITIFKIPRLILTYLYAKFKKAEDKGSECAACCLKCCICGFWLLEKFIRFLNHNAYTVVAIESINFCPAAGIAWNAMATNALQVATINSIGDFILFLGKVLVAALSGLIGIFVLKDRPGLNFYMAPVIFIIIFSFFIAHIILTLFEMVVDTLFLCVCEDKTINGRGGRWAQSNLAKLVGEEPLQPGEEPPIQVVEMMPINKEPFSMTRMGRTDVVDGITQ from the exons ATGGGCTGTGCAGAAAGCAAGGATGGGGATGAGCCCCAAATGAACCGACCCAAATACCGGACATGTACAGATACCTTTTGGCttgctatttttatactattttggTTATTTCTG ATTGTTATTGcgatattttcatttgtttatggCAATCCACTACGTGTGATTAACGGTTATGACTCATTCGGAAATACCTGTGGAGTAAAACGCAatgaaaaattcacaaattttccACTTTCCGGCATGAACACCATAGATAAACCACAActgttttatttcgattttaaaaATCCGCGCCAATCCATTAAAATATGTGTGAAAGAATGTCCTAAAAGAAATATCACTGACGTACAGGAACTTTTCAAATATAACATggaaacaaatacaaaactttGCCGCTATGACTTCAATATGGATTCACTTCtcaatacaaacacaaaaaatattgaggaatatttaaattttttgggtcCTTGCCCCAAACTTCCAATCTATGAGGA aTCTCCTGTTTTGCATCGTTGTTTGCCGAAAGGTAAAAACGCTAAGGAATTGTACAATATGCTCAACTCTTGGGATGTCGCGCAACAATTTTTGGCAGACATATATTCCACTTGGCACATTGTGGCTATAATCTGTGGCATTTCCTTAT TAATCTCAATTGCATTGGTTACACTCATGCACTGGATGTCGCGTATTATTTCGTGGCTTATCTGTGTATTGGTTATAGTGGCCAGTTTGGCTTTGACGGCTGCGCTATGGTATGCTTATTATAGCATACGCAATAAATCACGCATAAATGAGAAATTTTCAATGTTAGAAGAGTTTATAAGAAATGAAGATGCCGTTTACATACTCGCTATATTAGCGACTATCACTTTG ATAGTTTTAGTGGTCATTATTTATTTCCTTAAAAATAAGCTATCTGGTTTATCGGCGCTCTTTGAAGAGGCTGGCGTATGTATGATGAACTTACCGGGCTTATTGATTGCGCCTTTATTGGCGTTTGCAGCGTTGGCATTGTTTTTGGCATTCTGGGTGTTGGTAGTTATTTGCATTGCAACTGCAGGTACTCCCGGTCAGAGTCCAATTGCGCCATTTGACAACACAGCAGCCCACCAACAACCATTTCCAACCGACATTGCCCCGCCGAAGAATACCACTGATGTCAGTTTTAAGA CATTTTTACACGTAGAATACACTGACTCAAAGGCGATAAAAAGCATGTTTTGGATTTATGTGATTGGTCTCATTTGGACGACTGAATTCATATTTGCTTGTCAACAATTCGCACTTGCTGCAGCTGTGGCTTTCTGGTATTTCCAAAAGCCCACCTCCACGCCCACCACATACGCCATTGGAAAACTGCTTAAATACCATTTGGGCACCGTAGCCAAGGGTTCgtttataattacaattttcaaaataccaCGACTTATCCTGACCTATTTGTATGCTAA ATTCAAAAAGGCTGAAGATAAAGGCTCCGAATGCGCCGCTTGCTGTCTCAAATGCTGCATTTGTGGATTTTGGCTGCTGGAAAAATTCATACGCTTCTTAAATCATAACGCTTATACAGTTGTTGCCATCGAATCGATAAATTTCTGCCCAGCAGCAGGCATT GCTTGGAATGCAATGGCCACTAATGCGCTTCAAGTGGCAACTATCAACAGCATTGGTGACTTCATACTATTTTTGGGCAAAGTTCTGGTAGCAGCTCTTAGTGGTCTCATTGGCATATTTGTGCTCAAGGATCGTCCAGGACTAAATTTCTATATGGCTCCAGTGatctttataataattttctcatttttcatAGCACATATAATATTGACGCTTTTTGAG aTGGTAGTAGACACACtatttttatgtgtttgtgaAGATAAAACAATCAATGGACGCGGTGGTCGTTGGGCTCAAAGTAATTTAGCCAAATTAGTTGGCGAAGAACCATTACAACCGGGCGAAGAACCACCCATTCAAGTGGTGGAAATGATGCCCATTAATAAGGAGCCATTTAGCATGACTAGGATGGGGCGCACAGATGTTGTAGATGGTATAACACAATAG
- the LOC105211087 gene encoding uncharacterized protein LOC105211087 isoform X1, with translation MYTRNMYQWLVLLSLVSLANCSWSNRVIEDFINSFSNVAEDDECDQPEMCDEMQVMLHLACIRATSPERILLLLTREPLSKVCAKTSNVVQHINETLTDCVPLPTTNLYMRLYRAVIFFYGQMCGPADTKSKHLEKYHNCITELRDDLIDCEGPADWFEKRSKTYVCRQFTEIINCDYIRAALLCGLKPARLLRSFAAEVINKALLSKCPVSSSLPHVNNPMSDGGSRSFPHVSPVQVYIFLLAFMLQCFMQ, from the exons ATGTATACGAGAAATATGTACCAGTGGTTAGTTCTGTTATCGCTAGTTTCATTAGCCAACTGCTCTTGGAGTAATCGTGTTATAGAAGActttataaatagtttttcCAACGTTGCAGAG GATGATGAATGCGATCAACCCGAAATGTGTGATGAGATGCAAGTTATGTTGCATTTGGCTTGTATACGCGCGACAAGTCCCGAACGTATATTACTTTTATTGACAAGGGAACCGTTGTCTAAAGTTTGCGCTAAAACATCGAATGTTGTACAACACATAAACGAAACGCTAACAGATTGTGTACCGCTGCCAACAACTAATTTGTATATGCGTTTATATCGGGCTGTGATATTCTTTTATGGACAAATGTGCGGCCCAGCTGATACCAAGTCGAAAC ATTTAGAAAAGTATCACAACTGCATAACAGAACTTCGCGACGATTTAATTGATTGTGAGGGCCCCGCTGATTGGTTTGAGAAACGCAGCAAAACGTATGTTTGCAG GCAATTCACCGAAATCATTAATTGTGATTATATCAGAGCGGCACTGCTATGCGGTCTTAAGCCAGCGCGTTTGCTTCGAAGTTTCGCTGCCGAAGTTATAAATAAAGCGTTATTG TCTAAGTGTCCGGTGTCGTCTTCATTGCCGCATGTGAATAATCCGATGTCAGATGGTGGCAGTAGAAGCTTTCCACATGTATCTCCTGTtcaagtttatatatttttactagcTTTTATGTtacaatgttttatgcaataa
- the LOC105211085 gene encoding mediator of RNA polymerase II transcription subunit 14: protein MAPAPQPLEGKFQGPMAGYLPSGQEGGPRMNTISLAVLIDFIIQRTYHDLTVLAELLPRKTDMERKIEIYNFSARTRQLFIRLISLVKWANSVSKVDKSANIMSFLDKQNMLFIETADMLARMSRETLIRARLPNFHIPAAVEVLTTGTYNRLPTCIRERIVPPDPITPAEKKQTLLRLNQVIQHRLVTGKLLPQMREFKIKNGRVTFEVKHEFNVSLTVMGDGNNVPWRLLDIDILVEDKETGDGKALVHQLQVNYIHQLIQARLVENPNALSEVYNCLHYFCQSLQLEVLYTQTLRLSYERLDDNINVEEYVPGVKITVSYWRELTSKDSKSELGYRLTVQSDPNEIGRPLAVVHVPSLGAKESAEVADRAVRSDHLSMERLIVYTVYIRSVSRLNDLKLEFQSFLKEVDFNLQGTPAILTVPVLTPCLRAEQVHITIDTHTGMLRCHVPKHLDCPIMPEMQTCLNGDRSKLQQIMSELRFWITHRRCEKTLQHLPAATTETLPFLSLPENALMQSGRHKIYVKLHRHPNVIIVVQLKEKSNIPNEMEYTFHLGFVAYQTTETDITAEEAQNTRWVSSSNPPPHPPTVSAEVPKIYTKLLRLIEFDTFVATHGPGTDVDELPPHKRKANSEIGPPAKQQKTIYPAYFIPELAHVIAMCDEKIPFLNLAQELSRREIPHSGLQVEANATSLVLKILALPMPGQQPLDQKNPTSTSLPVIEKPIMNDLLKRLLSISIRSQMNKSNQMRNWGVEFVFYSTPLQSTHQKEQGNRRTVYLTYEQANHDFVKTVDDLLRDWSKIVYLYTLIFNFAEHVKNKRLNLADMVSVKSYNYMNVLLGYGPKKEVTCNISWCAQTNGFRLIYVGGISAVNAHSMMRDQLASHLNRQHNLTQIVQILHETYTPLSSISKLPIIPLLGIPRPQVPILSFCILPQSPCLIRLTYQAIYCLEIRMRSGRLVSIRDGAYSRFDRNLIDEFTPIQGLKGFLLKHVDENAVYRGRSQSEDDNPPSPLGMEDNYCGPGSVSGAGAGGSSPFTSGGMRGPQSPRDSGLRFPAPHTPPSGSNPHTPASPHPSANAGGGNNPNHPNFNLTSPPAHHMPHPSPGGLMPSSPLNPQPSPHMAHSPGPNTLYMQGHQDSPFTAMSPANTNWPGSPSMPRPSPRPGQSPEHKPSGGSAGNTGTSSAMSRVPSNRSWAGAVPTVLTHEALETLCRPSAHPNKDITGPEISPMERFLGCVFMRRMLQRHIQGDESITPLNSNEPGMVLFKVDGLQFQVMLNQMHMESLHLKAQHLPTPPTPDGKQPFQLSADDLLVLEQFFDLRVVAPPYRPNAMTAYCRVLSCPGQVLKDFVQIMRLDLKPEVMGDQLKWALQFCMRVPPSAAIIPIGTPGIYICKLKILFFLQITRIPYKGKEWKDSPTLLLPMVYDLTSNITQLVERREQVQSPAMNAASALLRRFTEFSVQHGQCSLFPAVLDLLTNLQLPNDVPPPNQNIGPPVGQVVGSSPNPMMHSPMQQMGQMGPSPVGPGYPQMAQNQGPQ, encoded by the exons ATGGCACCGGCGCCCCAGCCCTTGGAGGGAAAATTTCAAGGTCCGATGGCTGGTTATCTACCCTCTGGCCAGGAGGGCGGTCCTCGTATGAACACAATTTCACTTGCAGTactaattgattttattattcaaagaaCCTATCATGATCTCACAGTATTGGCTGAATT GCTTCCGCGTAAAACGGACATGGAGCGAAAAATTGAGATTTACAATTTCTCCGCTCGAACGCGGCAGCTATTTATACGTCTCATTTCGTTAGTCAAATGGGCAAATTCTGTTTCTAAAGTGGATAAATCTGCG aACATAATGAGCTTCCTTGACAAACAAAATATGCTGTTTATTGAAACGGCAGATATGTTGGCCCGTATGTCCCGTGAAACGTTAATACGTGCCCGCCTGCCCAATTTTCATATCCCTGCAGCTGTTGAGGTACTTACTACAGGTACATATAATCGTCTTCCTACTTGTATACGCGAACGCATTGTGCCTCCAGATCCTATAACGCCAGCTGAAAAGAAACAAACGCTGTTAAGACTAAATCAAGTCATACAACATCGATTAGTTACCGGCAAGTTGTTACCACAAATGAGAGAATTTAAG ATCAAAAATGGACGTGTGACTTTTGAAGTAAAGCATGAATTTAATGTTTCACTAACGGTCATGGGTGATGGCAACAATGTACCATGGCGGCTCTTGGATATCGACATACTTGTTGAGGACAAAGAAACTGGAG ATGGCAAAGCTTTAGTGCATCAGTTACAAGTAAATTATATTCATCAACTTATTCAAGCACGTTTGGTAGAAAATCCAAATGCACTTAGCGAGGTTTACAATTGTCTGCACTATTTTTGTCAATCGTTACAACTTGAGGTTCTTTATACACAAACACTGCGGCTGAGTTATGAACGTTTAgatgacaacattaatgtagaggaATATGTACCTGGCGTAAAAATAACGGTATCTTATTGGAGAGAACTTACCAGTAAGGATTCGAAATCAGAGCTGGGTTATCGATTAACCGTACAATCGGATCCTAACGAAATCGGCAGGCCACTTGCGGTTGTACATGTACCCTCACTGGGCGCTAAGGAGTCGGCAGAGGTTGCTGATCGCGCCGTACGTTCCGATCATCTTTCCATGGAGCGTTTGATTGTGTATACGGTGTATATACGTTCTGTTTCGCGACTCAATGATCTGAAATTGGAGTTTCAATCATTTTTAAAAGAGGTTGACT TCAATTTACAAGGAACGCCAGCTATATTGACCGTGCCAGTGCTGACACCATGCTTACGTGCCGAACAAGTACACATAACTATTGATACACACACCGGCATGCTGAGATGTCACGTGCCAAAGCACTTAGATTGTCCCATCATGCCCGAAATGCAAACCTGTTTGAATGGCGATCGAAGTAAACTACAGCAAATCATGTCTGAGTTGAG attttgGATTACACATCGTCGGTGTGAAAAAACTTTGCAACATTTGCCGGCAGCTACCACGGAAACATTACCTTTTCTCTCACTGCCGGAGAATGCACTTATGCAATCTGGACGacataaaatttatgttaaacTGCATCGACATCCGAATGTTATTATT GTCGTTCAACTTAAGGAAAAATCCAATATACCTAACGAAATGGAATACACTTTCCACTTGGGCTTCGTCGCATATCAGACCACCGAGACGGATATTACAGCTGAGGAAGCGCAAAATACACGTTGGGTCTCCAGTTCTAATCCGCCACCACATCCACCCACTGTCAGCGCAGAGGTGCCTAAGATATACACAAAATTATTGCGTCTAATAGAGTTCGACACCTTCGTGGCCACACACGGACCTGGTACAGATGTCGATG AATTGCCACCACATAAGCGCAAAGCAAACAGCGAAATTGGACCGCCTGCCAAGCAACAAAAGACAATTTATCCAGCTTACTTTATACCCGAACTGGCGCATGTCATAGCCATGTGTGATGAAAAAATACCGTTCTTGAATTTAGCGCAGGAGTTGTCGAGACGCGAAATACCACACAGCGGACTGCAAGTGGAGGCAAATGCAACTTCACTGGTGTTGAAGATTCTCGCATTACCCATGCCGGGTCAACAGCCACTAGATCAAaag aaTCCCACTAGCACATCATTGCCGGTTATCGAGAAACCTATAATGAATGATCTATTGAAGCGTTTGCTCTCCATATCCATACGTTCGCAAATGAACAAATCCAACCAAATGCGCAATTGGGGTGTAGAGTTTGTATTCTACAGCACACCGTTACAGAGCACACATCAAAAAGAGCAAGGCAATCGCCGCACTGTTTATTTGACGTACGAGCAGGCGAATCATGATTTCGTTAAAACCGTCGACGATTTATTGCGCGATTGGTCGAAGATTGTTTACCTTTACACGTTGATTTTTAATTTCGCCGAGCATGTGAAAAACA aACGTCTGAACCTTGCTGACATGGTTAGTGTGAAGTCGTATAACTATATGAATGTTTTGCTCGGTTATGGACCTAAGAAGGAAGTCACTTGCAATATTTCTTGGTGCGCACAAACGAATGGTTTCCGTTTAATATACGTTGGCGGCATATCTGCGGTGAACGCACATTCTATGATGCGCGACCAGCTGGCATCGCATTTGAATCGTCAGCATAATCTTACGCAAATCGTGCAAATACTGCATGAAACGTATACACCGCTCAGTTCGATATCCAAGCTGCCCATCATACCGCTGTTAGGCATACCA CGGCCACAAGTGCCTATATTGTCGTTTTGTATTCTGCCGCAATCGCCGTGCCTCATACGTTTGACATATCAAGCTATTTACTGCCTGGAGATACGCATGCGCAGCGGTCGTTTAGTATCGATTAGAGATGGCGCATACTCACGCTTCGATCGCAATTTAATAGATGAGTTCACACCAATACAAGGCTTGAAA GGCTTCCTCTTGAAACATGTCGATGAAAATGCCGTCTACCGCGGTCGTTCACAAAGCGAAGATGACAATCCGCCATCACCTTTGGGTATGGAGGACAACTATTGTGGTCCGGGTAGTGTGTCTGGCGCTGGCGCCGGCGGCTCATCGCCGTTTACAAGTGGTGGCATGCGTGGTCCACAGTCACCGCGAGACAGCGGTTTACGTTTTCCCGCGCCACATACACCACCATCCGGCTCAAATCCACATACACCAGCCAGTCCACATCCATCTGCGAACGCCGGCGGTGGTAACAATCCAAATCATCCTAATTTCAATTTAACCTCGCCACCTGCACACCACATGCCACATCCTTCACCCGGCGGCCTGATGCCATCATCACCACTCAATCCGCAGCCAAGTCCACACATGGCACATAGTCCCGGACCGAATACGTTGTATATGCAAGGGCATCAGGATTCACCGTTCACTGCCATGTCGCCAGCCAACACCAATTGGCCGGGTTCACCCAGCATGCCACGTCCATCACCACGTCCGGGCCAGAGTCCGGAGCATAAACCAAGCGGCGGCTCTGCTGGTAACACGGGCACCTCATCGGCAATGTCACGCGTGCCCTCGAATCGTTCATGGGCCGGCGCCGTGCCCACGGTACTCACGCATGAAGCTTTGGAAACGCTTTGTCGCCCAAGTGCACATCCCAACAAAGATATCACTGGCCCAGAAATTAGTCCAATGGAGCGCTTTTTGGGTTGTGTATTCATGCGTCGCATGCTACAGCGCCACATACAAGGAGACGAATCGATAACGCCACTCAATTCCAACGAGCCAGGCATGGTGCTCTTCAAGGTGGACGGTCTGCAGTTTCAAGTGATGCTTAATCAAATGCACATGGAATCGTTGCATTTGAAGGCGCAGCATTTGCCCACACCACCCACGCCGGATGGCAAACAACCATTCCAGCTGAGCGCCGACGATTTGCTGGTGTTGGAGCAGTTCTTTGATTTGCGTGTGGTGGCGCCACCATATCGGCCGAACGCCATGACTGCCTACTGTCGTGTGCTGAGCTGTCCGGGTCAAGTGCTCAAGGATTTCGTGCAAATTATGCGACTCGATCTGAAACCGGAGGTGATGGGCGATCAACTGAAGTGGGCGCTGCAATTCTGCATGCGTGTGCCACCGTCGGCGGCCATAATACCGATCGGTACGCCGGGCATCTATATTTGCAAATTAAAGATTCTCTTCTTC TTGCAAATCACACGCATCCCATACAAGGGTAAAGAGTGGAAAGATAGCCCAACGTTGTTGTTGCCAATGGTTTACGATTTAACTTCGAATATTACACAGTTGGTTGAGCGGCGTGAACAGGTGCAATCGCCAGCCATGAATGCTGCCAGCGCATTGTTGCGCCGCTTCACAGAATTCAGCGTGCAGCATGGTCAGTGCTCGCTATTCCCAGCGGTTTTAGATTTGCTAACCAATCTGCAGCTGCCAAACGATGTGCCGCCACCCAATCAA AATATCGGACCACCGGTGGGTCAAGTGGTGGGTTCCAGTCCAAATCCGATGATGCATTCGCCCATGCAGCAAATGGGTCAGATGGGACCATCGCCAGTTGGGCCCGGTTACCCGCAAATGGCGCAGAATCAAGGTCCGCAGTGA
- the LOC105211087 gene encoding uncharacterized protein LOC105211087 isoform X2, translating to MYTRNMYQWLVLLSLVSLANCSWSNRVIEDFINSFSNVAEDDECDQPEMCDEMQVMLHLACIRATSPERILLLLTREPLSKVCAKTSNVVQHINETLTDCVPLPTTNLYMRLYRAVIFFYGQMCGPADTKSKHLEKYHNCITELRDDLIDCEGPADWFEKRSKTQFTEIINCDYIRAALLCGLKPARLLRSFAAEVINKALLSKCPVSSSLPHVNNPMSDGGSRSFPHVSPVQVYIFLLAFMLQCFMQ from the exons ATGTATACGAGAAATATGTACCAGTGGTTAGTTCTGTTATCGCTAGTTTCATTAGCCAACTGCTCTTGGAGTAATCGTGTTATAGAAGActttataaatagtttttcCAACGTTGCAGAG GATGATGAATGCGATCAACCCGAAATGTGTGATGAGATGCAAGTTATGTTGCATTTGGCTTGTATACGCGCGACAAGTCCCGAACGTATATTACTTTTATTGACAAGGGAACCGTTGTCTAAAGTTTGCGCTAAAACATCGAATGTTGTACAACACATAAACGAAACGCTAACAGATTGTGTACCGCTGCCAACAACTAATTTGTATATGCGTTTATATCGGGCTGTGATATTCTTTTATGGACAAATGTGCGGCCCAGCTGATACCAAGTCGAAAC ATTTAGAAAAGTATCACAACTGCATAACAGAACTTCGCGACGATTTAATTGATTGTGAGGGCCCCGCTGATTGGTTTGAGAAACGCAGCAAAAC GCAATTCACCGAAATCATTAATTGTGATTATATCAGAGCGGCACTGCTATGCGGTCTTAAGCCAGCGCGTTTGCTTCGAAGTTTCGCTGCCGAAGTTATAAATAAAGCGTTATTG TCTAAGTGTCCGGTGTCGTCTTCATTGCCGCATGTGAATAATCCGATGTCAGATGGTGGCAGTAGAAGCTTTCCACATGTATCTCCTGTtcaagtttatatatttttactagcTTTTATGTtacaatgttttatgcaataa
- the LOC105211089 gene encoding phosphatidylserine lipase ABHD16A, with protein MGFLSYVFGPKLYQEYGLDKKLYEPGGLERIGDQIISTLSLMWNISYYTSPFIVTFLYKRGYLVADSISSFAKFSTSIGIIVVITLCIRGFGRTQSKSYVKMIKAIEMSKLSSSNEETKRDLRKFDFDFSSWQVDFDARSVQGDEKKKQLISTSSRDSRQLRFATLPCKVAAYIAIHTFGIRMIYPGYIKLLQNYLNSFLIEGRAKLVEEHKAMRYKVKTVDNNEIDSIFVDNRQNGSTNGNTLVICSEGNAAYYEIGIMSTPLSLKYSVLGWNHPGFAGSTGAPYPEQDKNAIDAVVQLAIHRLGFAVEDIILYGWSIGGVSALWASNLYPDVKGVILDATFDDILYLAQSRMPESLSGIVRLGIREYCNLNNVESIQNYNGPISLIRRTEDEIISEDNRIETNRGNYLALTLLKYRYPFIFKTSQLTRMKKILSRPVDPKSFSLSNDDLCMSRLITYASDQGKSFPMLIGEDYSEDTRDQMAEFLLRKHFRDYKSTHCTPLPKDYFDIPWDIPIENGFVFT; from the exons ATGGGTTTCCTGAGTTATGTATTTGGGCCGAAATTGTATCAGGAGTATGGTTTGGATAAG AAACTTTACGAACCTGGTGGTTTGGAGCGAATTGGTGATCAAATAATATCCACG CTTTCTTTGATGTGGAACATTAGTTATTACACTTCTCCGTTTATAGTGACATTCTTGTATAAAAGAGGCTATTTGGTGGCAGATTCAATCTCCTCGTTCGCCAAATTTTCTACCAGTAtcggtattattgttgttataacacTATGTATCCGTGGCTTTGGACGCACACAATCGAAATCTTATGTAAAAATGATTAAGGCAATTGAAATGTCTAAGTTATCCTCCTCCAATGAAGAAACAAAGCGTGATCTTCGAAAGTTCGATTTTGATTTTAGTTCATGGCAGGTGGACTTCGATGCACGTAGTGTGCAAGG tgatgagaagaaaaaacaattgaTATCTACCAGTAGCCGTGACTCTCGTCAATTGAGATTTGCCACTTTGCCTTGCAAAGTTGCCGCGTACATTGCCATTCACACTTTTGGCATACGAATGATTTACCCTGGATacataaaattattgcaaaattatttgA ATAGCTTCTTAATTGAAGGGCGTGCAAAACTGGTTGAGGAGCACAAAGCCATGAGGTACAAAGTGAAAACCGTAGATAACAATGAGATCGATAGTATTTTTGTGGACAATCGTCAGAACGGGAGCACAAACGGCAATACACTTGTAATTTGCTCTGAAG GAAATGCCGCATACTATGAAATTGGTATAATGAGTACACCGCTCTCGCTAAAATATTCAGTATTAGGATGGAATCATCCCGGTTTTGCCGGTAGCACTGGTGCACCGTACCCTGAACAGGACAAAAACGCTATTGATGCTGTTGTACAGTTAGCTATTCACCGTCTGGGCTTTGCTGTCGAAGATATTATTTTGTACGGTTGGAGTATTGGTGGCGTGAGCGCATTGTGGGCATCAAACCTATATCCCGATGTGAAAGGAGTG ATTTTAGATGCAACATTCGATGATATATTGTACCTTGCACAATCGCGCATGCCTGAGAGTCTATCGGGTATAGTAAGACTTGGTATACGAGAATATTGCAATTTAAATAATGTGGAGtctatacaaaattataacggCCCAATATCTCTTATACGTCGCACTGAAGATGAAATTATTTCAGA GGATAATCGAATTGAAACAAATCGTGGAAACTACTTAGCTCTAACGCTATTAAAGTATCGTTATCCGTTTATATTTAAGACTAGTCAGTTAACACGGATGAAGAAAATCTTATCACGCCCTGTGGACCCCAAGAGCTTTTCAT TATCCAATGACGATCTCTGCATGTCACGGCTCATAACGTATGCTTCTGATCAGGGCAAATCATTCCCAATGCTAATTGGTGAGGATTACTCCGAGGACACTCGCGATCAAATGGCCGAATTTTTG TTGAGAAAGCATTTCCGTGACTACAAATCGACGCATTGCACACCATTACCCAAAGACTATTTTGACATTCCATGGGACATTCCCATCGAAAACggttttgtttttacttaa